Proteins encoded within one genomic window of Borrelia parkeri:
- a CDS encoding L-threonylcarbamoyladenylate synthase: MKTEIIEQLEIKKAAKLIRAGELVVFPTETVYGIGANAYNDDAIRMIFLVKRRPITNPLIVHVESIEKIKELVEYIPKSALILMQKFTPGPLTFILKNAGKISNFISGGLDSIAVRIPSEPVALKLIKMSGVPIAAPSANLSRRPSATNFEMAIRELDGLVKGIIKKNEESKIGIESTVIGFDSKGNISILRPGSITKEMIEKELKGKFRVEYSVGKEMLSKSPGNLLEHYKPRIPVYLFKQKDNIRQYASRQDTKVLIMKATLNSYWFNKSWNMNNICVFNTLEEYAKNIYKVFVESEKTYKQILAEFVDNSQLGYSINNRLKKASLNKFIP; the protein is encoded by the coding sequence ATGAAAACAGAGATCATAGAACAACTCGAGATAAAAAAAGCAGCAAAACTTATAAGAGCAGGAGAATTAGTAGTATTTCCTACAGAAACAGTATATGGCATCGGAGCTAATGCATACAATGACGATGCAATACGAATGATCTTTCTAGTAAAGAGGCGTCCTATCACAAACCCTTTAATAGTACACGTTGAATCAATAGAAAAAATAAAAGAACTTGTAGAATATATACCAAAAAGTGCACTGATTCTAATGCAAAAATTCACTCCAGGCCCTCTAACATTTATACTTAAAAATGCGGGTAAAATATCTAACTTCATAAGCGGAGGACTTGACAGCATAGCAGTAAGAATACCATCAGAACCTGTAGCTCTCAAGTTAATAAAGATGAGCGGAGTTCCAATAGCAGCCCCATCAGCAAACTTATCAAGACGTCCCAGTGCCACTAATTTTGAAATGGCAATCAGGGAACTTGATGGTCTAGTTAAGGGAATTATCAAAAAAAATGAAGAATCAAAAATTGGTATAGAATCAACCGTTATAGGATTTGACTCTAAAGGAAATATATCAATACTAAGACCAGGTTCAATCACGAAAGAGATGATAGAAAAAGAACTTAAAGGAAAATTTAGAGTAGAATACTCAGTAGGAAAAGAAATGCTATCTAAATCACCTGGAAATTTACTAGAACATTACAAACCACGCATACCTGTTTATCTATTTAAGCAAAAAGATAATATAAGACAGTATGCATCAAGACAAGATACAAAAGTGCTCATCATGAAAGCTACTCTTAATTCATATTGGTTTAACAAATCTTGGAATATGAATAATATCTGCGTTTTTAATACATTAGAAGAATATGCAAAAAACATCTACAAAGTATTTGTAGAATCTGAGAAAACATACAAACAAATACTTGCTGAATTTGTAGATAACAGTCAACTTGGATACTCAATTAATAATAGACTTAAGAAAGCAAGTCTTAATAAATTTATTCCTTAA
- a CDS encoding septal ring lytic transglycosylase RlpA family protein, which produces MVNLFNLIDIRFGFLFLFFAFTQLNSATVGLASWYGEAFHGKSTANGEKFDMTALTAAHKELPFNTIVRVTNLLNNRTVVVRINDRGPFRKDRIIDLSKSAAEKLDFLGIGVAPVKIEILEQSDENKVVTQESKKTVNTEDFSKDDSVVSGSKLNSNAALDNDHSEVAEKILDNSTKEPDFYIQVGSYKTKDYAQRAYRILQKAGLNVLVNSHGPFFTVFIPTYADDIHKNVELIKSTGYRDILVRKTKIPGDSISMD; this is translated from the coding sequence ATGGTAAATTTATTTAATCTTATAGATATTAGATTTGGGTTCTTGTTTTTGTTTTTTGCTTTTACTCAATTAAACAGTGCTACTGTTGGACTTGCCTCATGGTATGGCGAGGCTTTTCATGGCAAATCTACTGCTAATGGTGAAAAATTTGATATGACAGCTCTTACGGCTGCTCACAAGGAACTTCCATTTAATACTATTGTAAGAGTTACTAATTTACTTAATAATAGGACAGTTGTTGTAAGAATTAATGATAGGGGTCCTTTTAGGAAGGATAGAATAATTGATTTGTCAAAATCTGCTGCTGAAAAGTTAGATTTTCTAGGAATAGGTGTTGCTCCTGTAAAAATTGAGATATTGGAACAATCGGATGAAAATAAAGTTGTGACGCAGGAATCTAAAAAAACTGTTAATACTGAAGATTTTTCTAAGGATGATTCAGTTGTTTCGGGTTCAAAATTAAACAGTAATGCTGCCTTAGATAACGATCACTCTGAAGTTGCAGAAAAGATTTTAGATAATTCGACTAAAGAACCAGATTTTTATATACAAGTTGGTTCTTATAAGACTAAAGATTATGCTCAAAGAGCTTATAGAATACTTCAAAAAGCTGGACTTAATGTTTTAGTGAATTCTCATGGACCTTTTTTTACAGTGTTCATTCCTACTTATGCTGATGATATTCATAAAAATGTTGAACTTATTAAATCTACAGGATATAGGGATATTTTGGTAAGAAAGACTAAAATTCCAGGAGATAGTATTTCTATGGATTAG
- a CDS encoding ATP-dependent DNA helicase → MNLIEYIFKKAELNIKGFVKRNTQLKMIEKISKALENENFLVIEAPTGTGKSFAYLIAAIDFIQKTQEKIIISTASINLQEQLIKKDIESLEKIIPFKMKFGIIKGMKNYLCLRRLKEFERNLLTYTFNKKNLQALIYWSQNTQTGDKDELNFIDEQIWEEVSASPETCSGITCPDDNKCFFKKARKQILECDIIITNHHLLLNDLYIKNEILTEKENYENDSENNDDEINLILPNTKNIIIDEAHYLEEAARTLFSRSFSRIGIKKIFTKIDKIIKRQNINNKYKKNFENSTIQCFENIEYIIQTQKDFPSIYRVTNDTHKTDFYIRIKTHLQNVIYNLENYKATITSLTQEIENKTAKIELNRLIKNIEYKESLIKILISENQYDNLCFWIENKTNVLIFKISEIYLGPSLNKIMYKRVKRIIFTSATLMTNQSFSYFFNQTGLNLNDQNIKMEKLSYSFPYRQRSILTVISDIEYPNKEEKFLNQSTQYIKELVMLNKGGTLILLTSLKSLEYISKNIKDFLFTNNINLFIQGKLPKNELINSFKKSQKKSVLIGIKNFWEGIDIKGDKLTMVIIPKLPFQTPSDPILIAKNELATKLNKNFFTQETLPQAIMKFKQGFGRLIRDPKDYGIIVCFDKRLVEKNYGTLFLQSLPNIKTYYSNFENIKHIIDTFFKKIDQNTNP, encoded by the coding sequence TTGAACTTAATTGAATATATATTCAAAAAAGCAGAGTTAAACATCAAAGGCTTTGTAAAAAGAAATACACAATTAAAGATGATCGAAAAAATAAGCAAAGCCCTTGAAAATGAAAATTTTTTAGTTATTGAAGCACCAACAGGAACTGGAAAAAGTTTTGCCTACTTAATTGCTGCTATTGACTTCATTCAAAAAACACAAGAAAAAATAATAATCTCAACAGCATCTATTAACCTTCAAGAACAATTAATAAAAAAAGATATCGAATCTCTAGAAAAAATCATTCCTTTTAAAATGAAGTTTGGAATAATTAAAGGAATGAAAAACTATCTCTGCCTTCGCCGGCTTAAAGAATTTGAAAGAAATCTTTTAACATATACATTTAATAAAAAAAATTTACAAGCATTAATCTACTGGTCACAAAATACACAAACAGGTGATAAAGACGAACTTAATTTTATTGATGAGCAAATCTGGGAAGAAGTATCGGCAAGCCCTGAGACATGTTCAGGTATTACCTGTCCTGATGACAATAAATGTTTTTTTAAAAAGGCAAGAAAACAAATATTAGAATGTGATATTATCATAACCAATCATCATTTACTCCTAAATGATCTCTACATAAAAAATGAAATATTAACAGAAAAAGAAAATTATGAAAACGACTCTGAAAACAATGATGATGAGATTAATTTAATATTGCCTAATACAAAAAATATAATAATTGATGAAGCTCATTATCTAGAAGAAGCTGCAAGGACATTATTTAGCAGAAGTTTTTCAAGAATTGGAATAAAAAAAATTTTTACTAAAATAGATAAAATAATAAAAAGACAAAACATAAATAATAAATACAAGAAAAATTTTGAAAATTCAACAATTCAATGCTTTGAAAATATTGAATATATAATACAAACACAAAAAGATTTTCCATCAATCTATAGAGTTACTAATGATACACATAAAACAGATTTTTATATAAGAATTAAAACACATTTACAAAATGTCATATATAACTTAGAAAATTACAAAGCAACCATAACATCTTTAACACAAGAGATAGAAAATAAAACAGCAAAAATAGAACTAAACAGACTAATTAAAAATATAGAATATAAAGAATCATTAATTAAAATTTTAATCTCTGAAAATCAATATGACAATCTTTGTTTTTGGATAGAAAATAAAACAAATGTGCTTATATTTAAAATATCAGAGATTTATTTAGGCCCTAGTCTAAATAAAATTATGTATAAAAGAGTAAAAAGGATAATTTTCACCTCAGCTACTCTAATGACAAATCAATCATTTTCATATTTTTTCAATCAAACAGGATTGAACTTAAATGATCAAAATATCAAAATGGAAAAGTTGTCATATTCTTTTCCTTACAGGCAAAGATCAATACTCACCGTTATATCAGATATTGAATACCCTAATAAAGAAGAAAAATTTTTAAATCAATCAACACAGTATATTAAAGAACTTGTAATGTTAAACAAAGGCGGTACCTTAATTCTTTTAACCTCACTTAAAAGCTTAGAATATATAAGCAAAAACATTAAAGACTTTTTATTTACAAATAATATAAACCTCTTCATACAAGGAAAATTGCCAAAAAATGAATTAATAAATTCTTTCAAAAAATCACAAAAAAAAAGCGTACTCATAGGAATAAAAAATTTTTGGGAAGGAATTGATATTAAAGGAGACAAATTAACAATGGTAATAATTCCCAAACTGCCATTTCAAACTCCTTCTGATCCAATTTTAATAGCAAAAAACGAATTGGCTACAAAATTGAATAAAAATTTTTTCACACAAGAAACACTGCCACAAGCAATAATGAAATTCAAACAAGGATTTGGAAGATTAATTAGAGATCCAAAAGACTATGGGATCATAGTATGTTTTGATAAAAGACTTGTTGAAAAAAATTACGGTACATTATTCCTACAATCCTTACCTAATATTAAAACTTATTACTCAAACTTTGAAAATATCAAACACATAATAGACACATTCTTTAAAAAGATAGATCAAAATACTAATCCATAG
- a CDS encoding tRNA dihydrouridine synthase has protein sequence MNFLSNMSRPIMILAPMEDVTDTVFRNLIHLIGNGKDGPDIYFTEFISVKGLLNKSKQSIQHILTKNDELNRPLIAQIWGNDPDEFFKAIEILSNLGFWGIDLNMGCPKKKIVKKGVCSALINNKSLACEIIMASKEACLKFGLSLSVKTRHGFFYSEVEDWLGFLLKLGIDMLTVHPRLAINQSEGSIDVSVFDKLVNLRDQINPSALIIGNGDILSLEQAHQIVEKHSIDGVMFGRGIFRNLNLFRKGLPNFLSNNLNFRLNILKLHITDFHSTWSLTKDFNKLKKYFKIYFNEDERCSEYFHNIMNSSNYEELFKNLSRMDIIGDNLK, from the coding sequence ATGAATTTTTTAAGCAATATGAGTCGTCCAATTATGATTTTGGCTCCAATGGAAGATGTTACAGATACTGTTTTTAGAAATTTGATTCATTTGATAGGCAATGGAAAGGATGGTCCTGATATTTATTTTACCGAATTTATTTCTGTAAAAGGTCTTTTAAATAAATCAAAGCAGTCAATACAACATATTTTGACAAAAAATGATGAACTGAATCGACCTTTGATTGCTCAAATTTGGGGCAATGATCCTGATGAATTTTTTAAAGCAATAGAAATCTTAAGTAATTTGGGATTTTGGGGCATTGATCTTAATATGGGCTGTCCTAAGAAGAAAATAGTTAAAAAGGGAGTTTGTTCCGCTTTGATTAATAATAAATCTTTGGCTTGTGAGATAATTATGGCAAGTAAAGAGGCGTGTTTAAAATTTGGATTGTCTCTTAGTGTTAAAACAAGACATGGATTTTTTTATTCTGAGGTTGAAGATTGGTTAGGATTTTTACTTAAGTTAGGTATTGATATGTTAACCGTGCATCCCAGGCTTGCTATTAATCAAAGTGAAGGTTCGATAGATGTTTCTGTATTTGATAAACTTGTTAATCTTAGGGATCAAATCAATCCTTCTGCATTAATTATTGGTAATGGAGATATTTTGAGTTTAGAGCAAGCTCATCAAATTGTAGAGAAACATTCTATTGATGGAGTAATGTTTGGTCGTGGAATTTTTAGAAATTTAAACTTATTTAGAAAAGGTTTGCCTAACTTTTTGAGTAATAATTTAAATTTTAGATTAAATATATTAAAATTGCATATAACAGATTTTCATTCTACTTGGAGTCTTACTAAGGATTTTAATAAACTTAAGAAGTACTTTAAAATTTATTTTAATGAAGATGAAAGATGTAGCGAGTATTTTCATAATATTATGAATTCAAGTAATTATGAGGAGCTTTTTAAAAATCTAAGTCGAATGGATATTATAGGAGATAATCTTAAGTAA
- the valS gene encoding valine--tRNA ligase translates to MSDELSKNYNPKIFEDRIYKKWLDNGVFIPNDGIEPKFSIVAPPPNVTGILHMGHALNFTLQDILVRYKRMQGANTLWLFGTDHAGIATQVVFEKQLRDLGKSKDDFSREEFVEEIFKLKDKHREIIVNQIERLGASYDHSRERFTLDSGLCQAVNKVFIDLYNKGFIYKGEYLVNLDPGSGSVVSDEEVEYREVIGKIYFIKYLLDDGNFIEVATTRPETIFGDMAVAVNPSDDRYKSLIGRDVIIPIANRKVKIIADSYVDMEFGSGALKITPAHDPNDFEIAKRHDLAKINILTKDAKLNESVPIEYQGLSVSVARDKIERDLRDRGFLIDVKNHKHQVGHCHRSGEIIEPYLSKQWFVRMKPLAAAALQALINGEIRFYPKKWENTYKHWLLNIRDWCISRQLVWGHRIPAWYDVKTGEIIVSEFDPSLSEEYKGRRFFRDPDVLDTWFSSWLWPFSSLGWPKVTLDFKNYYPTDTLVTAYDIIFFWVARMVMAGLEFTGQVPFKDIYITPLLRDKKGRKMSKSLGNGIDPLEIIDQYGSDALRFTLAFLSVQGQDLNIGTKDFMFGAKFLNKVFNASKFILSNLEGRLVLDNFELDDIDKWLLTSLNSTVAVIDWAFKNYKYNEATKAVYEFFWNDFCDWYIEISKINLNSNDINLQNMTISKLIFFLKESLLIMHPFIPFITEEIYSKLTSLQDVLALEKYPECVSQRDFKEEYHRFNLLKEFIVSIRTLRSEFSIVPNIKINVALRFGDTFKYERYFKDHEHIAKKLINFNCIFYNENYVGMIGVPNVDFESFADIKSLIDIDKELVKLGKQLEKYERLKHLVLAKLQNQDFLSNAPGEIIDLEKSKLEEFDSFIAKINNYIHNLKK, encoded by the coding sequence ATGAGTGATGAACTTTCAAAAAATTATAATCCTAAGATTTTTGAAGATAGAATTTATAAAAAATGGCTAGATAATGGGGTATTTATTCCTAATGATGGGATTGAGCCTAAATTTAGTATAGTAGCACCACCTCCAAATGTTACAGGCATTCTTCATATGGGACATGCCCTTAATTTTACTTTGCAAGATATTCTTGTTCGTTACAAGAGAATGCAGGGAGCTAATACTCTTTGGCTTTTTGGGACAGATCATGCTGGAATTGCAACCCAAGTAGTTTTTGAAAAACAACTTAGAGATCTTGGGAAAAGTAAGGATGATTTTAGTCGTGAAGAATTTGTTGAAGAAATTTTTAAATTAAAGGATAAACATAGAGAAATAATTGTTAATCAAATAGAAAGGCTAGGGGCTTCCTATGATCATTCCAGAGAGAGATTTACTCTTGATTCTGGGCTTTGTCAGGCTGTTAATAAGGTTTTTATTGATTTATATAATAAGGGATTTATTTATAAGGGAGAATATCTTGTCAACCTTGATCCTGGGTCTGGCAGTGTTGTTAGTGATGAAGAGGTTGAGTACAGAGAGGTTATTGGAAAGATTTATTTTATTAAGTATTTATTAGATGATGGTAACTTTATTGAAGTTGCAACCACTCGACCTGAGACAATATTTGGAGATATGGCTGTTGCTGTTAATCCTAGTGATGATCGGTATAAATCTTTGATTGGTAGAGACGTTATAATTCCTATTGCAAATAGAAAGGTTAAAATAATAGCAGATAGTTATGTTGATATGGAATTTGGTAGTGGTGCTTTAAAGATAACACCTGCCCATGATCCTAATGACTTTGAAATTGCAAAAAGGCATGATCTTGCTAAGATAAATATTTTAACTAAGGATGCAAAACTTAATGAAAGTGTTCCAATTGAGTATCAAGGTTTAAGTGTTAGTGTTGCAAGAGACAAGATAGAGAGAGATTTAAGAGACAGAGGATTTTTAATAGATGTTAAGAATCATAAACATCAGGTTGGGCATTGTCATAGATCTGGAGAGATCATTGAGCCTTATTTATCAAAGCAATGGTTTGTGAGGATGAAACCATTAGCTGCTGCTGCTTTACAAGCTTTAATAAACGGTGAGATTAGGTTTTATCCTAAAAAGTGGGAAAATACGTATAAACATTGGTTATTAAATATTAGAGATTGGTGTATATCTAGACAGTTGGTTTGGGGACACAGAATTCCTGCCTGGTATGATGTTAAAACAGGAGAGATTATTGTTAGTGAATTTGATCCTTCTCTAAGTGAAGAGTATAAGGGCAGAAGATTCTTTAGAGATCCAGATGTGCTTGATACTTGGTTTTCTTCTTGGTTATGGCCATTTTCTTCTCTTGGCTGGCCAAAAGTTACTCTTGATTTTAAAAATTATTATCCTACAGATACTTTGGTTACCGCTTATGACATAATATTTTTCTGGGTAGCAAGAATGGTAATGGCAGGACTTGAGTTTACAGGACAAGTTCCTTTTAAAGATATATATATAACACCCCTTTTAAGAGATAAAAAGGGTAGAAAAATGTCAAAATCTTTAGGTAATGGCATAGATCCTCTTGAAATTATCGATCAGTATGGAAGTGATGCTTTACGTTTTACTCTTGCATTTTTATCTGTGCAAGGTCAGGATTTGAATATTGGCACTAAAGATTTTATGTTTGGAGCTAAGTTTTTAAATAAAGTATTTAATGCGTCTAAATTTATTTTATCAAATTTAGAAGGTAGGCTAGTATTAGACAATTTTGAGTTAGATGATATCGATAAATGGTTACTTACGAGTTTAAATTCAACTGTTGCCGTTATAGATTGGGCTTTTAAAAATTATAAGTATAATGAGGCTACTAAAGCAGTATATGAATTTTTTTGGAATGATTTTTGTGATTGGTACATTGAAATTAGTAAAATTAATTTAAATAGTAATGATATTAATCTTCAAAATATGACTATTTCTAAACTGATATTTTTCTTGAAAGAATCTTTGCTCATTATGCATCCCTTTATACCTTTTATTACCGAAGAGATTTATTCTAAGCTTACGTCTTTGCAAGATGTATTAGCTTTGGAAAAGTATCCTGAGTGTGTTAGTCAAAGAGATTTTAAGGAAGAGTATCATCGGTTTAATTTATTGAAAGAATTTATTGTGTCAATTAGGACTCTTAGGAGTGAATTTAGTATAGTTCCTAATATTAAGATTAATGTTGCTTTGCGATTTGGTGATACTTTTAAATACGAGAGATATTTTAAGGATCATGAGCATATTGCAAAGAAGCTTATTAATTTTAATTGTATCTTTTACAATGAGAATTATGTTGGTATGATAGGGGTTCCTAATGTTGATTTTGAGAGTTTTGCAGATATTAAGAGTCTAATAGATATTGATAAAGAGCTTGTAAAGCTTGGTAAACAACTAGAGAAATATGAGAGACTTAAGCATTTAGTTTTGGCAAAGCTTCAAAATCAAGATTTCTTGTCAAATGCTCCTGGAGAGATTATTGATCTTGAGAAGTCAAAATTAGAAGAATTTGATTCTTTCATTGCAAAAATTAACAATTATATTCATAATTTAAAAAAATAG
- the mnmD gene encoding tRNA (5-methylaminomethyl-2-thiouridine)(34)-methyltransferase MnmD, translating to MNKLIFKDKTIYSSKFEDIYYNPQYGLEESIYVFIKGCELDIDLAELQSATIAELGFGTGLNFIALLKYLKENNLKTKINYYSIEKFPLKKEQIKKVSQFFSKDISYFKTLLKKYPNTPTKNIKYKITNNINLKILVGEAREKLKELPKYIDYWFLDGFSPSKNPKMWNKEIFTIIAKKSKIGAKLSTFSAARIVKDGLKLANFNYSRIKGFNNKKHMIKAQKKQ from the coding sequence ATGAACAAATTAATATTTAAAGATAAAACTATATATTCAAGTAAATTTGAAGATATTTATTATAATCCACAATATGGACTTGAAGAGAGTATTTATGTATTCATCAAAGGCTGTGAACTAGATATAGATTTAGCAGAGCTACAAAGTGCAACAATTGCAGAATTAGGATTTGGAACTGGTCTTAATTTCATAGCACTTTTAAAATATTTAAAAGAAAATAACCTCAAAACAAAAATTAATTATTACTCAATTGAAAAATTTCCACTGAAAAAGGAACAAATCAAAAAAGTATCACAATTTTTTAGCAAAGATATAAGTTATTTTAAGACATTGCTTAAAAAATATCCTAACACCCCAACAAAGAACATAAAGTACAAAATAACAAACAATATTAATTTAAAAATCTTAGTTGGAGAGGCTAGAGAAAAGCTTAAAGAGCTACCAAAATATATAGACTACTGGTTTTTAGATGGGTTTAGTCCAAGTAAAAATCCCAAAATGTGGAATAAGGAAATATTCACCATAATTGCAAAAAAGAGCAAAATTGGAGCAAAACTTTCAACATTTTCTGCAGCAAGAATTGTAAAAGATGGATTAAAACTCGCTAATTTCAATTACTCTAGAATAAAAGGATTTAACAATAAAAAACATATGATAAAAGCACAAAAGAAACAATAA
- the groES gene encoding co-chaperone GroES, giving the protein MKNIKPLADRVLIKIKEAESKTISGLYIPENAKEKTNIGTVIAIGSSKEDITVKVGDTVLYEKYAGAAVKIEEKEHLILKAKEIIAIIEE; this is encoded by the coding sequence ATGAAAAATATTAAACCTTTAGCCGATAGAGTTTTAATAAAAATAAAAGAAGCCGAAAGTAAAACAATTTCAGGACTATATATACCAGAAAATGCAAAAGAAAAAACAAACATTGGAACAGTTATAGCTATTGGCTCTAGCAAGGAAGACATTACTGTTAAAGTCGGAGATACAGTGCTTTATGAAAAGTACGCTGGAGCTGCTGTCAAGATTGAGGAAAAGGAACACTTAATTCTAAAAGCAAAAGAGATAATAGCTATTATAGAAGAATAA
- a CDS encoding ABC-F family ATP-binding cassette domain-containing protein, whose protein sequence is MITVSNLEVAFGERILFKDVNIKFSSGNCYGIIGANGAGKSTFLKVLGGTIEPSKGDVSIAKNQRMAVLEQNQFAYDDFRVIDTVIMGHKKLYAVQREKDEIYEKPDFSDEDGIRAGELEAEFAELGGYEAESNAAVLLKGLGIDESVHSNLMRDIEGALKVRVLLAQALFGEPDILLLDEPTNNLDIQSIKWLEEFLINFENTVIVVSHDRHFLNQVCTHIVDIDYGKIQVYLGNYDFWYETSQILNKQLKDAKKRSEEKIAELKTFIQRFSSNASKSRQATSRKKLIDKIKVEDLKPSSRKFPYVNFKSERDLGKNVITIKNLTKEFEGQYILNKFSIVVEPGQKVVFLGSPISASFLFDVITNEDRDYKGHYEWGSTVNFAYFKKDNEKYFSVDLSLVDWLRQYSKDQDETYIRGFLGRMLFSQDEALKKVNILSGGEKVRCMLSKIMLSGANVLLLDQPTNHLDLEAITSLNTGLRDFKGVVLFTSHDHQFIDTVANRIIEFTPNGIIDRFMTFSEYIDDPKVKELRDKFYEGHASLKL, encoded by the coding sequence TTGATAACAGTAAGTAATTTAGAAGTTGCATTTGGGGAGAGAATTTTATTTAAAGATGTTAATATTAAGTTTTCTTCTGGAAATTGTTATGGGATAATTGGAGCTAATGGTGCAGGTAAGAGTACGTTTTTAAAAGTTTTAGGTGGAACGATTGAACCTAGCAAGGGTGACGTGTCAATTGCAAAAAATCAAAGAATGGCTGTGCTTGAGCAAAATCAGTTTGCTTATGATGATTTTAGGGTTATTGACACTGTGATCATGGGTCACAAAAAGCTTTATGCTGTTCAAAGGGAAAAAGATGAAATTTATGAAAAGCCTGACTTTAGCGATGAAGATGGAATTAGGGCTGGAGAACTTGAAGCTGAATTTGCCGAACTTGGAGGTTATGAGGCTGAGTCTAATGCTGCGGTACTTCTTAAAGGGCTAGGCATAGATGAGTCGGTTCATTCTAATTTGATGAGAGATATTGAGGGGGCTTTAAAAGTAAGGGTACTCTTAGCGCAAGCTCTGTTTGGAGAGCCTGATATATTACTTCTTGATGAACCTACTAATAACCTTGATATTCAATCGATTAAGTGGCTAGAAGAATTTTTGATTAATTTTGAAAATACAGTTATTGTTGTGTCACATGATAGGCACTTTTTAAATCAAGTTTGTACTCATATTGTTGATATTGATTATGGAAAAATACAAGTTTATCTTGGTAACTATGATTTTTGGTATGAAACCAGTCAAATTCTTAATAAGCAACTAAAAGATGCTAAGAAAAGATCTGAAGAGAAAATAGCAGAACTTAAGACGTTTATTCAAAGGTTTTCAAGTAATGCATCAAAATCTAGACAAGCAACTTCAAGAAAGAAGTTAATTGATAAGATTAAAGTTGAAGATCTTAAACCATCTTCAAGGAAATTTCCTTATGTTAACTTTAAGAGTGAGAGAGATCTTGGAAAAAATGTTATTACAATTAAAAATCTGACTAAGGAATTTGAAGGACAATATATTTTAAACAAGTTTAGCATTGTTGTAGAACCTGGGCAAAAGGTTGTTTTTTTAGGCAGTCCAATCTCAGCAAGTTTTCTTTTTGATGTAATTACCAATGAAGATAGAGATTATAAGGGGCATTATGAATGGGGTAGTACTGTTAATTTTGCGTATTTTAAGAAGGATAATGAAAAATATTTTAGTGTGGATTTAAGTTTGGTAGATTGGCTAAGGCAGTATTCAAAGGATCAGGATGAAACTTATATTAGAGGATTTTTGGGACGAATGCTTTTTAGTCAAGATGAGGCTTTAAAAAAAGTTAATATCCTCTCAGGGGGTGAAAAGGTAAGGTGTATGCTTTCAAAGATAATGCTTAGTGGAGCTAATGTATTGTTATTAGATCAACCGACCAATCATTTAGACCTTGAAGCAATTACATCTTTAAATACCGGTCTTCGAGATTTTAAAGGAGTTGTATTATTTACGTCTCATGACCATCAATTTATTGATACCGTTGCTAATAGGATTATTGAATTTACACCTAATGGTATAATTGATCGTTTTATGACTTTTTCAGAGTATATTGATGACCCTAAAGTTAAGGAATTAAGGGATAAGTTTTATGAAGGACATGCCAGCTTGAAACTTTAG